The segment TCCCCGTCGCCGCGCTCTGGGCGTGCGCgggccccgccgcgcgcgccgcgcgccaggacgccgccgtggcgcgcgccGCGGGGAGCTACTGCCGCTACGCCATcccggacctcgccgccgccagcgtcctcctccccgcgcgcgtcTACCTCCGCAGCAAGGGCGAGACGTGGAGGCTCGCGTCGTGCGCGGCGCTCGCCGTGGCGCTCGTCCACGCGCCGGCCACCGCGTACCTCGGTGCGCGGCTGCGCGTGCCcggcgtcgccatggccgcgtGCATGACCAGCTTCGCCACGCTGGCGTTCCTGTGGATCTCGCTGACGTGGGCCCCGGCCCAGAACGAGCCAGATGAGCCTGCCGATTTGGAGGAGTGGGCCGGAGTGGGGCAATGGGCTGAATGGGCCGACCTGCTCCGGTTGTCACTTCCGAGCTGCTTGAGCGTGTGCTTGGAGTGGTGGTGGTATGAGCTCATGACGATCGCCGCCGGCTATCTCCGGGACCCGCACACCGcattggcgacggcggccatcgTCATCCAGACCACGTCGTTGTTATACACAATTCCGGTCACCCTAAGTTCAGCCGTTTCAACCCGAGTCGCGAATGAGCTAGGGGCGGGCCGACCGAGATCGGCCCAAGTCTCATTCGTAGTAGCAATGGGAATTGCGATGATGGGCTCGTGCGTAGGGCTGACATGGACTACATTTGGGCGAGGACTATGGGTCCAAGTGTTCACCACTGACCCCACAATACAGTCACTCACAACAAGCGTGCTACCGGTTATCGGATTATGTGAGCTTGCCAATTGTCCGCAGACAACCGGTTGTGGAGTGCTACGTGGCAGCGCGAGGCCGGCTGTCGGGGCGGCCATCAACCTATACTCCTTCTACCTCGTCGGAGCACCTGTAGCCCTAGTGCTTGCTTTTGGGCTTGATATGGGCTTTCTGGGCCTTTGTCTTGGGCTTCTCTCGGCCCAGGTAGTTTGCCTTATATCTGTGGGCTTTGCTACATTTCAAACCGATTGGGAGGCAGAGGCTTTGAAGGCCTTTCATTTGGTTGGGGGTGGAGATGAGAAATGTGGTGATGACCTGCCATGTTTGGCCCATAAGGAAAATGTATAGATTGTAAAAAGTTGCATGGTTTggtactctttttttttgtatagATTGTAAAAAGTTGCATGGTTTGGTACTTTAATTTTAAATCTCTTTGCAGTGTTGCAGGTAAAATTTGTAAATTTATGATCCCAGAAAGAGGACTTCGTGAAGTAGGTATGGATACACAAATTATGtctaaaaatatactccctccgtcccacaatataagggattttgagtttttgcttgc is part of the Oryza glaberrima chromosome 12, OglaRS2, whole genome shotgun sequence genome and harbors:
- the LOC127758007 gene encoding protein DETOXIFICATION 55-like, whose amino-acid sequence is MVEALHEHAPNHTSMSEVMEELKLMRRLCLPISALNLLHYVKSMVTVLCLGRLGRAELAGGALAVGLTNVTGYSVLSGLALGLEPLAGQAFGSGTGRTRSRPRRALRRAVLLLLAASLPVAALWACAGPAARAARQDAAVARAAGSYCRYAIPDLAAASVLLPARVYLRSKGETWRLASCAALAVALVHAPATAYLGARLRVPGVAMAACMTSFATLAFLWISLTWAPAQNEPDEPADLEEWAGVGQWAEWADLLRLSLPSCLSVCLEWWWYELMTIAAGYLRDPHTALATAAIVIQTTSLLYTIPVTLSSAVSTRVANELGAGRPRSAQVSFVVAMGIAMMGSCVGLTWTTFGRGLWVQVFTTDPTIQSLTTSVLPVIGLCELANCPQTTGCGVLRGSARPAVGAAINLYSFYLVGAPVALVLAFGLDMGFLGLCLGLLSAQVVCLISVGFATFQTDWEAEALKAFHLVGGGDEKCGDDLPCLAHKENV